The sequence ATGACATGCTGCGGGCCATTCGCGCCCTGGTGGCCAACGAGCCAGAGCTGTCGACCCAGGTAGTTAAACATTGGTTGGAAGAAGATGCCTGATCTGCCACAGACCACAGGCGGGGCGGTGACCCCGGCCGGCGACTTTGATGTCAACAATCTGAACGGGATTGAGAAGACCGCCATTCTGCTTCTCAGCCTGTCCGAGTCCGACGCCGCCCAGGTTCTGAAGAATCTGGAGCCCAAGCATGTCCAGAAGGTGGGCATGGTGATGGCCGGCATCAACAACTTCAGCCAGGACAAGGTGACCGCGGTCCATCGCCTGTTCCTGGAACAGATTAAGAAGTTCTCCTCCATCGGTCTCAACAGCCAGGAGTTTGTGCGTAAGGCACTGACTCAGGCCCTGGGTGAGGACAAGGCAGGCAACCTGATCGACCAGATCGTCATGGGCCACGGCGCCACCGGTCTGGACTCCCTGAAGTGGATGGACGCCCGTCAGGTGGCCAACATCATTCAGAACGAGCACCCGCAGATTCAGACCATTGTGCTCTCCTACCTGGAGCCGGATCAGGCGGCTCAGATCATGAGCCAGTTCACCGAGCGGGTGCGCCTGGATCTGATGCTGCGTATTGCCAACCTGGAGGAGGTGCAGCCCGCGGCCCTGCAGGAGCTGAACGACATCATGGAGAAGCAGTTCGCCGGCCAGGCCGGAGCCCAGGCAGCCAAGATGGGCGGCCTGAAGGCGGCGGCCAACATCATGAACTACCTGGATACCGGCATAGAGGGTCAGCTGATGGAGTCGATCCGCGACTCCGACGAAGAGCTGGGCCAGCAGATTCAGGATCTGATGTTCGTGTTCGAGAACCTGGCGGACATGGACGACCGGGCGATGCAGGTGATTCTGCGCGACCTGCAGCAGGAGGTGCTGATTCGTGCCCTCAAGGGCGCCGACGACCAGCTCAAGGAGAAGATCCTGGGCAACATGTCCAAGCGTCAGGCGGACCTGGTACGGGACGACCTCGAGGCGATGGGGCCGGTGCGCATCTCCGAAGTGGAAGCGGCTCAGAAAGAGGTGCTGGCGGTGGCCAGACGCCTGGCCGATGCCGGCGAGATCATGCTGGGCGGC is a genomic window of Ferrimonas sp. YFM containing:
- the fliG gene encoding flagellar motor switch protein FliG: MPDLPQTTGGAVTPAGDFDVNNLNGIEKTAILLLSLSESDAAQVLKNLEPKHVQKVGMVMAGINNFSQDKVTAVHRLFLEQIKKFSSIGLNSQEFVRKALTQALGEDKAGNLIDQIVMGHGATGLDSLKWMDARQVANIIQNEHPQIQTIVLSYLEPDQAAQIMSQFTERVRLDLMLRIANLEEVQPAALQELNDIMEKQFAGQAGAQAAKMGGLKAAANIMNYLDTGIEGQLMESIRDSDEELGQQIQDLMFVFENLADMDDRAMQVILRDLQQEVLIRALKGADDQLKEKILGNMSKRQADLVRDDLEAMGPVRISEVEAAQKEVLAVARRLADAGEIMLGGAGGEEFL